Below is a window of Culturomica massiliensis DNA.
TACAGGTTTACATATCCGTCCGGAATAATGAAAAATAAAATCTCTGTAATCCCTACCCTCCAGAAAGCATATTCCCATACTTTCCTTTTGATACGCCAAATCTGCATATCCGTAATCCTGAGCCATTTTTTTTACCTGGACTTTGGTAAAATCACCCAAAGGAGTAAGCGCACGCATCAATAACTTCTCTTTCACTCCCCATAAAAAATAGGATTGGTCCTTTACCGCATCCTCTCCCTTACAGACATACCAATGTCCCGCCAAAGGCAAAATCTTCACATAATGCCCGGTAGCCACTTTCTCCACACGCATTTCATCGGCAACCTGTAACAACAAGCTCCATTTCACGGTATTATTACACAAAGCACAAGGATTGGGCGTCCGGCCCTCCGAATATTCCTGCACAAACACATCCACAACCTGACGACGGAACAATTCCTGCCCGTCATACCTTAACAATTCAATCCCTAAATCCCGGCACAAAGAGTCAAGTTGCGGCTTTCCCTTGTCATCCCACAATTGCAGATGTACCCCGATCACCTCATAGCCTTGTTGCTTCAATAGCAGAGCCGTCACAAAACTATCGACTCCACCGCTCAAACCGACCACCACCGATTGTCTCATAACACTCAGGCAAAAAAGAGATAAGCAATAACAATAGCGGCAATGATACCGGCAAAATCGGCAATCAATCCGCAAGGAACTGCATAACGTGTATTTTTAATGCCGACAGCACCGAAATAAACGGCGATAATATAAAAAGTAGTATCGGTAGCCCCTTGAAAAGTCGCAGCCAAACGTCCGGCAAAAGAATCAGCCCCATATGTATTCATCGTATCGATCATCAATCCCCGGGCCCCGCTGCCACTCAATGGTTTCATCAAAGCCGTCGGCAATGCTGCCACAAAATCTGAATTAAATCCCATCCCTTCCACCATACGTTCGATACCACTCATCAGGACATCCATCGCCCCGGAAGCCCGGAATACACCTATAGCCACCAATATAGCAATCAGATAAGGAATAATTTTCACAGCCACGGAAAAACCTTCCTTAGCTCCGTCGATAAAAGCTTCATATACGTTTATCCGCCGGATAAACGCCATGACAATGAAAGAAATAATAATCGAAAAGAGCACAACATTACTGACGACACCGGATACTGTGGCAATCATTTCTTTATCCAGAGTCGAAAAATACCAGATTACCCCGGCGATCAGCAATGTTCCGCCACCCAGATAAGCCAGTATCACCTTATTCAATAAATTGATACGCTGCCAAATTGCAACGGCAATCAAACCGACCAGGGTCGAAAAGTAAGTTGCTAATAAAATGGGAATAAAAATATCTGCCGGATTAACTGCTCCCAATTGAGCCCGGTAAACCATTATCGACACCGGCACAATCGTCAAACCCGATGTATTCAGCACCAGAAACATGATTTGAGCATTCGTCGCTGTATCTTTACGTACATTCGTCTCCTGCATCTGCTGCATAGCCTTCAATCCCATCGGAGTCGCCGCATTATCCAATCCCAGCATATTAGCCGCAATATTCATCATGATCGATCCGTAAGCAGGACTGTCGGCAGGTAATTCCGGAAAAAGACGACGAAAAAACGGATGGATCAAACGCGACATAACTCCTACAGCTCCCCCCTTCTCTCCGACCTTCATAATTCCCATCCATAACGTCAGGACGCCCGTCAATCCTAAGGAAATCTCGAATCCGGTCTTCGACATATCGAATGTCGATTTCATCATTTGCCCGAATACTTCCGTATCCCCGTCGAAAACCAACTTAAATAAGGCAACGATAAAAGCCGCGACAAAAAAGAATATCCAAATGTAATTCAGAACCATCCCGAAAGTTTAAATTTATGATTTACGACCTGAGAAAATCCGCCAAATCGTAAATCAAAAATAATATCACACCAAACCTTTACAGGCTTTCAATGTATTCTGCAACAACGATACAATTGTCATCGGTCCGACACCACCGGGAACCGGTGTAATATAAGAACATTTCGGCGCTACATTCTCAAAATCCACATCCCCGGCCAACCGGAAACCGGACTTCGTTTTATCCGAAGCTATCCGATGAATCCCCACATCCACAACAACAGCACCTTCCTTTACCATATCGGCCGTAACAAAATGAGGCTTACCCAAGGCTACGATCAGAATATCCGCCTGTAATGTATATTCTTTAATATCAGGCGTCCGGCTATGACAAATCGTCACCGTACAATCGGCATATTCCGCTTTACGGGACATCAGAACAGACATCGGCGTACCGACGATATTGCTACGCCCGATAACGACGCAGTGCTTTCCCTGAGTCGGGATATGATAACGCTTCAGCAATTCTACAATTCCCGCCGGCGTTGCCGGTAAATAAGTCGGCAAACCAGTAACCATTTTTCCGACATTGCAAGGATGAAAACCGTCTACATCCTTATCCGGATCGATAGCCAGCAATATCTTTTGTTCCGATATATGTTTCGGAAGAGGAAGCTGTACAATATAGCCGTCCACATCCGTATCTGCATTCAGTTTTTCAACGACTTCCAGCAATTGCTCTTCTGTCATATCCGCAGAATAACGTAGTTCTGTACTTTTAAATCCGACTTCCCGGCAAGCCTTTACCTTGCTGGCGACATACGTTTCACTGGCCGCATCATTACCGACCAATACCGCAACCAAATGAGGCACTTTTTTCCCCTCTGCCTTCAACCGGACAACTTCATCAGCCAGCTCTTGCTTGATCTGTGCCGAAATCTTTTTTCCATCTATTAACTCCATGACGACTATTTTGTATCCAAAATTGAATTTCAGTTTATTTTCTCATCCCGGGCATACGCTTCATCATATTACCGCCTGAAAGCATTTTCATCATTTTCTTGGATTCTTCGAATTGCTTCAACAGGCGATTTACATCCTGTACCGTCGTGCCGCTGCCTTCCGCAATACGTTTTCTCCGGGAGCCATTGATAACTTCCGGATTTTCTCGCTCGCCGGGAGTCATTGAATGGATAATCGCCTCCACACTTTTAAACGCATCGTCATCGATATCTATATTTTTCAAGGCCTTTCCGACACCCGGAATCATAGATGCCAATTCCTTGATATTACCCATCTTCTTAATCTGTTGGATCTGTCCCAAAAAGTCATTGAAATTGAACTGATTCTTAGATAGCTTTTTCTGCAACTTCTTGGCTTCCTCTGCATCGAACTGTTCCTGTGCCCGTTCTACCAAAGACACGATATCTCCCATCCCCAGAATCCGGTCGGCCATACGTTCCGGATGGAAAGCATCTACCGCCTCCATTTTCTCTCCGGTCCCGACAAATTTAATCGGTTTATTAACCACCGTACGAATAGATAAGGCAGCACCACCCCGGGTATCACCATCCAGTTTCGTCAGGATTACACCGTCAAAATTCAATCTTTCATTGAATTCCTTCGCCGTATTCACCGCATCCTGTCCCGTCATCGCATCCACAACGAATAACGTCTCATTCGGATCGATTGCTTTTTTAATCGCCGCAATCTCCGCCATCATCTGCTCATCTATCGCCAAACGACCGGCCGTATCGACGATAACCACATCATTTCCGAACGAACGGGCCTGCTTGATCGCATCCAAAGCAATCTTTACAGGGTCTTTTGTCGTCTCATCCGTATATACCGGAACCTCTATCTGCTCACCCAACACGCGCAACTGCTCGATAGCAGCCGGACGATAAACGTCACAAGCAACCAACAAAGGTTTTTTACCCCGTTTGTTTTTCAGCATATTGGCCAGTTTACCGGAAAAGGTCGTTTTACCGGACCCCTGAAGACCCGACATCAAAATAATAGCCGGATTGCCTTTCAGATCTATATCCACATTGTGTCCACCCATCAATTCGGCCAACTCGTCGTGTACGATCTTTACCATCATCTGGCCCGGTTTTACAGCCGTGAGTACATTCATACCCATTGCTTTCTCTTTCACCCGGTTGGTAAAATCTTTCGCAATTTTATAGTTAACGTCAGCATCCAACAAAGAGCGCCTTACCTCCTTCAAAGTCTCTGCGACATTTATTTCTGTTATCTTTCCCTGGCCTTTTAATATCTTAAACGAACGTTCCAGTTTCTCCGATAGATTCTCAAACATAATTCTATATATTTTTATTTATTTAATTCTCGATTTACCATCTCACCGGGCAATTCACGCCTTTTTTCCCATATTCTTTAATACCACGAATGTTTTGTCTATCAATGCATTATCCACAACAACAGTAAACTCATTGGTCGAAGAAATCACTTCCGTAAGATTAATACCTTCCCAGGACAGCTCCTTCATAATACTATAATAAAAACCGGGCTGCATACTATTCCCTTTCGGTAACTTCAACGTGACAGAAGACAACGCATTCTGTTTAAACAAACAAACCTCATCTTTAAAATAATTGAGTATCAGCTCCTCCATCGTATCGCTCACAACAAGATTCGTCTCAAAAACCCCCTGTACCATCGTATAGAAAACCTCCTCATTCCTCACTAATTTTTTCAATACCTCAATATGACACTCCAACAAGGTAGATGAATTTTTGAAAGTATAATCACATAAATTACTCCGTAAAATAATATCCCCCATATTATTCAACAACTTATTCAACTGCACTTGTTCCCGGATCTGTAAATAAGGTGCCAACCGATTTAACGACATTACAATTGCTCCGGTATTCACTTCTTTCTGCAACATTTTTTCCACTTCAGGCTGTAATTGCCGGGCCAATGCAGAAACATTAATAATGCCGGCAGCTAAAGACTCTGACAGATAAGGACGATGTTTTACAATTTCTTCAACCGCATGTGAAATACTTATCATGATCTATTCTGTTTAATTTTCAACAAAAATACAAAATTCCTTTATATGATACGTGCTTTATACCAAAAATTATACAGTTTTTCATTTCCGGCAAACAGCCTGCATGGTGTCAGTAAAGTTTTATCCATTCGTAGCCATTCCCCGTAGCATCCATATAACGGATAAAATCCGCCGTTCTGATTGCTAAAGAAGCCCGGTTATCATTCGGATGGAAAGATAACTTCCCGGCCTGTTTCAAATTTTCGTCCAGAAATACATAGACATGATGCTCACTATCGTTGACCAAACCGAAAGGACTCACCGAACCGGGTTTCAACCCCAGATATTTCTCCATTCTCTTTTCAGAAGCAAAAGATAATTTTCCTTGCTTCAACAGATGTTCCAGATCGTGTATAGCCAGCGCCCGGTCACAATGAAAAATAACCAGGTAATGCCTGTTTCCTTTGTGATTCCGAAAAAATAAATTCTTACAATGTGTACTATCCAGATTTTTCCAGTATTGACGTGCAATTTCTATCGTCGGCGCTTCCGGATGCTCCAGATAATCAAATCCGATACCTAAATCTTTCAGCGTATCGTATACCTTTTGTTGCCCTATCATCATTCCCAATAATTTGAAATGTACAATTTTATCATTTTCAATCTTAACTTACCCCGCAAATTACACACTGGGACGGACTCATTGTGTAATTTTTCCTTCTAAAATCCTCAGTAGCTCTGTGGTTCTGAAAATTTACCCTGCCACACATCTTTCTCTTCCAGCTTTCTATCCAACTTAGCTACAAATTCAAAATTTTTGATGCCCCATTTAGGCGCCAGCAAATACGCATCGGGAGCCTGATTGACAAAACGTTCCAAATAAACATCCGGGCGGATATGTCCGATAACATCGGCTACAAAATCAAGATACTCCTCCAATGAATACAACCGGAATTGAGACGGATTCAGTAAATATTCCTCGGCCATGCGTGTACCCCGGATAATCTGTAACTGATGCAGCTTCAAAACATCTACAGGCAGATTACATAACCGGACAGCTCCGTTCAGCATCGAATCCCGGGATTCCCCCGGTAACCCGAAAATCATGTGAGCACCGATGCGGATTCCCCGCCCGGCAGTCCTGCGAATAGCAGTTTCAGCATCCGCAAAAGTATGTCCCCGGTTTATCGTACGCAATACATCATCATTAGCCGATTCTACACCATATTCGATACATATATAATTTTCCCGGGCCAACTGCCCGAGATAATCCAGCACTTCATCCGTTACCGTATCCGGCCGGGTACCGATCACCAAACCGATCACCTTCGGATGTGCCAGGGCTTCTTCATACCTCTGTTTCAACACTGCCAACGGCGCATAGGTATTGGAATAAGCCTGAAAATAAGCCAGGTATTTCTGACCTTGATATTTATGATCAAAAAAACGAATCCCTTCTTCAATCTGACAGGTTATCCCCTTCACAGCCCTGCAATAATCCGGATTAAAACTCTCATTATTACAAAAGGTACATCCGCCTTTCCCTTTGCTCCCATCCCGGTTCGGACAGGTAAATCCCCCATCTATCGACAACTTCTGAACCCTTTCCTGAAACAAGGTTTTAAAAAAGGACGGGTAATCACGATATCTTTTTTCCGTCATGCTTATTTCTAAATTTTTACGCAAAAATAGCTTTTTCCGATGAAATCCGTTTTCTATTTTCCTTTTCTCCACAAATAAAGTTATTTCATTCTGTTACATCATTTTACAACATTCTTTTATTTACAACGTTTTCATAACAATATTTCTGAAAAACAAGATACATTATTTCCATTTCTCAATAGAATAATTTATATTTGCGCACCTGAAAAAATGCGAAGGTCTCACAACCGATTGCATTGCGAATCAGAACTTTAATAAAGAAAAAATTCTATAATCATAAATCACATTCCGATCAAAAGGAATTTTAAAAAATCGAAAACAATTATGAGCACTAAGTACGTTTACACATTCGGAGACGGAAAAGCTGAAGGTAAAGCAGACATGAAAAATCTGCTTGGTGGTAAAGGTGCCAACCTGGCAGAAATGAACCTTATCGGTCTGCCTGTACCTGCAGGTTTCACGATCACAACTGAAGTTTGTACCCTTTACAATCAGCAAGGAAAAGACGCTGTTATCAAATTAATCGAAAACGACGTTAAAGCCGGAATTGCACACATGGAAAAAATCATGAATGCCAAATTCGGTTCTAAAGGCGAAGCTTTCCCGTTAATGGTATCTGTACGTTCTGGTGCCCGTGTTTCCATGCCGGGTATGATGGACACTGTATTAAACCTGGGTATCAATGACGACGCCGTGAAATTATTGGCTGAAAAATCAGGCAATGCCCGCTTCGCATGGGACTCTTACCGTCGTTTCATCCAGATGTATGGTGATGTTGTAATGGGTGTTGCTGCCGGTAAAGGCGAGCACAATCCGTTTGAAGTGGAAATCGACAAGCTGAAAGAAGCTAAACATATCAAAAACGATACGGACTTTACGGTAGAAGACTTACAGGTATTGGTTGAAAACTTCAA
It encodes the following:
- a CDS encoding TIGR01212 family radical SAM protein (This family includes YhcC from E. coli K-12, an uncharacterized radical SAM protein.); its protein translation is MTEKRYRDYPSFFKTLFQERVQKLSIDGGFTCPNRDGSKGKGGCTFCNNESFNPDYCRAVKGITCQIEEGIRFFDHKYQGQKYLAYFQAYSNTYAPLAVLKQRYEEALAHPKVIGLVIGTRPDTVTDEVLDYLGQLARENYICIEYGVESANDDVLRTINRGHTFADAETAIRRTAGRGIRIGAHMIFGLPGESRDSMLNGAVRLCNLPVDVLKLHQLQIIRGTRMAEEYLLNPSQFRLYSLEEYLDFVADVIGHIRPDVYLERFVNQAPDAYLLAPKWGIKNFEFVAKLDRKLEEKDVWQGKFSEPQSY
- the ffh gene encoding signal recognition particle protein, coding for MFENLSEKLERSFKILKGQGKITEINVAETLKEVRRSLLDADVNYKIAKDFTNRVKEKAMGMNVLTAVKPGQMMVKIVHDELAELMGGHNVDIDLKGNPAIILMSGLQGSGKTTFSGKLANMLKNKRGKKPLLVACDVYRPAAIEQLRVLGEQIEVPVYTDETTKDPVKIALDAIKQARSFGNDVVIVDTAGRLAIDEQMMAEIAAIKKAIDPNETLFVVDAMTGQDAVNTAKEFNERLNFDGVILTKLDGDTRGGAALSIRTVVNKPIKFVGTGEKMEAVDAFHPERMADRILGMGDIVSLVERAQEQFDAEEAKKLQKKLSKNQFNFNDFLGQIQQIKKMGNIKELASMIPGVGKALKNIDIDDDAFKSVEAIIHSMTPGERENPEVINGSRRKRIAEGSGTTVQDVNRLLKQFEESKKMMKMLSGGNMMKRMPGMRK
- a CDS encoding nucleoside recognition domain-containing protein, whose amino-acid sequence is MVLNYIWIFFFVAAFIVALFKLVFDGDTEVFGQMMKSTFDMSKTGFEISLGLTGVLTLWMGIMKVGEKGGAVGVMSRLIHPFFRRLFPELPADSPAYGSIMMNIAANMLGLDNAATPMGLKAMQQMQETNVRKDTATNAQIMFLVLNTSGLTIVPVSIMVYRAQLGAVNPADIFIPILLATYFSTLVGLIAVAIWQRINLLNKVILAYLGGGTLLIAGVIWYFSTLDKEMIATVSGVVSNVVLFSIIISFIVMAFIRRINVYEAFIDGAKEGFSVAVKIIPYLIAILVAIGVFRASGAMDVLMSGIERMVEGMGFNSDFVAALPTALMKPLSGSGARGLMIDTMNTYGADSFAGRLAATFQGATDTTFYIIAVYFGAVGIKNTRYAVPCGLIADFAGIIAAIVIAYLFFA
- a CDS encoding prolyl-tRNA synthetase associated domain-containing protein, which produces MMIGQQKVYDTLKDLGIGFDYLEHPEAPTIEIARQYWKNLDSTHCKNLFFRNHKGNRHYLVIFHCDRALAIHDLEHLLKQGKLSFASEKRMEKYLGLKPGSVSPFGLVNDSEHHVYVFLDENLKQAGKLSFHPNDNRASLAIRTADFIRYMDATGNGYEWIKLY
- the mnmA gene encoding tRNA 2-thiouridine(34) synthase MnmA; protein product: MRQSVVVGLSGGVDSFVTALLLKQQGYEVIGVHLQLWDDKGKPQLDSLCRDLGIELLRYDGQELFRRQVVDVFVQEYSEGRTPNPCALCNNTVKWSLLLQVADEMRVEKVATGHYVKILPLAGHWYVCKGEDAVKDQSYFLWGVKEKLLMRALTPLGDFTKVQVKKMAQDYGYADLAYQKESMGICFLEGRDYRDFIFHYSGRICKPVPGDIRDTDGHVIGQHTGLLNYTVGQKRGMPVIGNEPLYVKEICTGQNLIVADRKNGLFQHVLEIEQVNLIDRTDLELENIEVKVRGLGLNPAGNANVREIGESRLQIYLENPAWALAPGQPVALYCGNRLLGGGILSSGRI
- the folD gene encoding bifunctional methylenetetrahydrofolate dehydrogenase/methenyltetrahydrofolate cyclohydrolase FolD; translation: MELIDGKKISAQIKQELADEVVRLKAEGKKVPHLVAVLVGNDAASETYVASKVKACREVGFKSTELRYSADMTEEQLLEVVEKLNADTDVDGYIVQLPLPKHISEQKILLAIDPDKDVDGFHPCNVGKMVTGLPTYLPATPAGIVELLKRYHIPTQGKHCVVIGRSNIVGTPMSVLMSRKAEYADCTVTICHSRTPDIKEYTLQADILIVALGKPHFVTADMVKEGAVVVDVGIHRIASDKTKSGFRLAGDVDFENVAPKCSYITPVPGGVGPMTIVSLLQNTLKACKGLV